The Sinorhizobium fredii genome contains the following window.
CCATGGGCCCGGAATCGCGCATCTTCCTGGTCAATACGGAGGGTGCGACCGATCCGGGCAAATACCAAGAGATCCTCGGGCTCTCGCCTGAGGATGTCGTGACGCGAGGTGCAGCATGAGCAAACATTCCATCGATTCCGCCCGGCTGCTCGGCCGGCTTTCCGAACTCGGTGCGATCGGCCGCGACGAAGGTGGCCAGCTGACGCGTCTTGCCGCATCCAATGCGGACAGGGAGGGCCGCGACCGGCTCGTCTCATGGATTGAAGCGGCCGGCCTTGACGTCGCCGTCGACCGGATCGGCAATATCTTCGGCATCTGGGCTGCGGACGGCATGGCTGATGCCGCGCCGGTGATGCTCGGTTCGCACATCGACACGGTCATCAATGCCGGTATCTATGACGGATGCTACGGCGTGCTTTCGGGCCTCGAGGTGATTGAGACGCTCAAGGAAGCGGGCTTCATGCCGTCACGCCCCATCGTCGTTGCCACCTTCACCAATGAGGAAGGCGTGCGCTATGCGCCCGACATGATGGGGTCGCTCGTCTATGCCGGCGGACTCGATGCCGATGCGGCACTTGCCACGGTCGGAACCGGCGGATCGAAGCTCGGCGACGAGCTCCGGCGGACGGGCTATGCGGGTGATAAGGGACCAGGCTTTTTGAAGCCGCAAGCCTATATCGAACTGCATATCGAGCAGGGCCCGGTCCTGGAGCGCGAGGGCATCCCGCTCGGCGCGGTCGAAAACCTGCAGGGCATTTCCTGGCAGAAGGTGACGATCGAGGGTGATGCCAATCATGCCGGGACGACGCCGATCTCCATGCGGCGCGACGCCGGCCACGCGGCCGCCCGCGTCGTCACCTTCCTGCGGGAGCGTGTGAAGGCGTCGAACACGCCGACGGTGGCGACCGTCGGCTGCATGGAATTCGAGCCCAACGCCATCAACGTCATCCCCTCGTGCGCGACATTCACGGTCGACCTGCGCGACCCGGACGAGGAGCGGTTGAAGCAGGAAGAAGCAGGCCTTGCCCGCTTCCTCGAAACGCTTTCAGCCGAAGAGGATGTCACGATATCGGTGGAACGCCTGGCGCGCTTCGAGCCGGTGAAGTTCGACGAGAGGATCGTCGCGACCATCGAGGCTGCCGCCGAGGCACGCGCCCTTCCCTGCCGCCGGATGACGTCGGGCGCCGGCCATGACGCGCAAATGATCGCGCGGATTGCGCCCACGGCGATGATCTTCGTGCCGAGCAAGGGCGGCATCAGCCATAATCCGAAGGAATTTCACCGCGGATGATGACCTGATTGCCGGCGCCAACATCCTGCTCGATGTCGTTCGCAAAATGACGGAGGAGGAATAGGCGATGGATCTCGGGCGACTGGTCTCTGAGATGCGGGAGTGGCGCCGCCACCTTCACGCCCATCCGGAATTCGGCTTCGAGGAAAGGCAGACCTCGGCTTTCGTCGCCGCAAAGCTTCGGGAGTTCGGGCTCGACGATGTCGCCGAAGGAGTCGGCGGCACGGGCGTCGTCGGGACACTGAAGCGGGGCAATGGCAACCGGTCGATTGCGCTCAGGGCCGACATGGACGCCCTGCGCATCTCCGAACAGTCGAACCTGCCCCATGCGTCGCGCCATCCCGGCTTCATGCATGCCTGCGGCCATGACGGCCATACGGCGATGCTGCTCGGCGCCGCACGTCGCTGTCCACGTGGTGTGTCATCGGCGCTGTGGGTATGGCTGCGCGAGTTGGACTATATGCTGGGGTTATGGACTCCATGCCCACGGTAGACATTTAAAATAAGGCGGTGGGCCCCATGAGTCCGCTTTAGGCGTCGAAGGACCAGAGAGGGCGCCGGTGTGCCAGCGCGGTTCAACGTGTCGTTGCGTCACGTTCGAACACATCGTCCTCTAACGCGAGCAGGTCACTCGTGCTCCCCGAAAGGCCCTGCTTGCTCCCCTTATAGGAGAAGGGGCGAATGAACCGCCCCGGTCTCATCGTAGCAACAGCGCCTGAGCGCTAGTTTTTCAGGCGCGCTTGAGGGCTGGCTCCAGGCCAACAGCGGCGGCTAACCCGCCGATATCCTTGATCTCGGTGTATTCGTAATAGGGATTGGCCGGCTCATGGCCGCGGTTGACCCAGACCTTGCTCTTGATGCCCAGGTCATAGGCGGTCATCAGGTCGTAGCGGAAGGATGAGGACACATGAGTAATGTCTTCGGGCCCGCAGCCGAGCTTGTCGAGCATGTATTCGAAGCCCTTCATCAGAGGTTTGTATGCCCCGACTTCTTCTGCCGTGATGACCATATGGATGGGCGCGCCCAGCTTTTCCACGTTCGACATGATCAGGCTGTTCATGGAGTTCGACAGGATGACCAGCGGAATTTCCTCGGCCACCCTGGACAGGCCAGCCGGGACGTCCGGGTGCGGACCCCAGGTTGGCACTTCGTCATAGATGCGTTGCGCGTCTTCGGGTCTGAACGGGATACCGATGCGTTTGCAGCTGCGCTCGACGGAATTGTGCACCACTTCGAGGAAAGGTTTCCATGGCCCTAGCACCTCGTCAAGGCGATAGCCTCTAAAAGCCTCGACAAAGCCGGCCATCGCTTCTGGGGAGAGACGCTCGCCGTAGACGCGCCGCGCAGCCCCGGCCATATCGAAATTTGTGAGCGTGCCGTAGCAGTCGAAGGTGACGTACTTCGGTCGAAATTGGGTCATGGCGTGTATTCCTTCCAAGTTTCCACGGCACAGTGTGCCGATACAAGATCATCGTAGTGGGCATGAGATCGCGGTGCGGATAGACCGCAATGCGGCAGCGAAGCAGACATCTTTGAGATGTCCGCATCTGATCAGTTTCGTTTCCTGTGCCTTTTTATATCAGGCCAATCCACCCAGGCGGAGCACTCCACCTTGATTACTGCATTCCGGCCAGTGGGAGCACCCTGGCATAACTTTGCGGCGATGGCAAGCAATTGTCCAACAATTTTTTGAATGGTCGTCGTCCCGCTACTTTCCCACAGCTGGAGTACGTCGCTATTCATCAGCACAAATTTCTCGGCTGAAGCCTCCCGTTTTCCCTTTTTTCCAGCGATTACAAGAGCTCATCGGAGCATTCTGCCCGGTCGTCAATCGTTCATCCGGCAGCAAAAAGACTGATGCCTCCAACCGCAAAAGGTCCCAATCGAAAAAATTGTTGTACAAAAATTGGATCGTGAGATACTGAGGCCATCGAGCTGCCCATTCTCGAGGCAGAAACTGAATGAGTTGAAGATGGGTCACAAGCATCAGTGCGGGCCAGCCCGCGTCCCTGAGCTTTCCGAGGCGTGCCATCCCGTGGGCGCAGCGGAAGCCGAAGAAATCGCCGAACGACTATATGGCGCGCGTGGCTCGGCCACGCGCTTTGCAACTGAGAAAGACGACACGTTCCTCCTCAACTGCGCGACCGGGGGGAAGTTTGTGCTGAAGATCGCTCATCCTTCCGAGCGGATGGAGGAGCTCGATTTCCAGGTCGCGCTGATGCGTCATCTCGAGCAGCGGGCGCCAGATCTACCCGTCCCCCGTGCACTTCGCGACGTCGACGGCGGGGATTTGCCCATCATCACGACCAGTGCCGGCGAGCGGCGGGTGGTGCGGCTCATCACCTTCCTCCAAGGTACTCCGCTCGACCGGACATCTGCCACAGCCCCACAGCGCGAACGGATCGGCGAAATCCTGGCAAAGCTGCGTCATGCCATGGCCGATTTCTCGCATCCCGCAGACGGCCGGGCGCTGGCATGGGACGTCACCCATCTGCTCGATCTCACCGATCTGTTGAGCTTCATCCCCGGGGGCGGCAAGCGTGCCTGGACCGTCCGCGCGCTTGAGCGGTTTGCCGAAGTCAAGCCGAGGCTCGACCTGTGCCGGCGGCAAGTGCTCCACAACGACTTCAATACATCGAACCTAGTCGTCGATCATGCCAGCCCGCAGTTCCTGACTGGCGTCATCGACTTCGGCGATGCGGTCCGTACCGCTGTCGCCGTCGATGTCTCCACGGCGTTGATGAATCAAATGCCAAAAACGCTCGACCATGGGAACCGGCGTGACCTGTTCGACGAACCCCGCGACGTTCTGCGCGGCTATCTCCGCCACGCCGAACTGACGGACGAGGAACTCCGGCTCATCCCCTTCCTGTCGATGGGCCGTCTTGCGGTCCGTGCGCTGCTGACGTGCTGGCGCGCCGAAATCTTCCCCGAGAATAGCCGCTATATCCTGCGCAATACCGAAGCCGGCTGGGCCCACCTCGAGTGGTTCCACTCGATTTCGACCGCACAGATTTCCGATCTTCTGACACGATAGGAACCGTAATGTCCAAGCAAGCGACTACCCTGCCCAAGGGCTTCCGTGGCGACATGCCAAATGGCTTCAATCCTCAGGACACGTCTCATCTCACAAGTGAAGATCTGGCGCATATCGCCAAGCGGCAAAGGCTGCTCGGGCCCGCTTATCGGCTCTTCTACAAGTCGCCGGTTGAGATCTCCCGTGCCAAGGGCGTCTTCCTCTATGACAAGCACGGCAACGAATATCTCGACGCTTACAACAACGTGGTATCCCTGGGGCACTCTCATCCGCGTGTCGTCGAGGCGATCCAGAAGCAGCTCGAGGTACTCTGTACCCACACGCGTTACATGCAGGAGCCCCTGCTGGACTATGCTGAAGCCCTGATCAATACGTTCGGTGGCGAACTCGGGCGGACCGGGTGCGCGATGTTCACGTGCACCGGCTCGGAAGCCAACGATCTCGCCTTGCGTATCGCGCGCTACCACACACGCAAGACCGGCGTCATTGTTACGGCCGAAGCCTATCACGGCAACAGCGGCGCGGTGGCGGCAATATCGCCGTCACTCGGCAAGAAGTCGGATCTGGATCCCTATCTTCGCACAGTTGCTGCGCCGGATTCCTACCGCCTGCCCCCCGAGGAAATCGGCCGGCGGATGGCAGAGGATGTCGCGCGGCAGATCGCCGACATGGAACGGCATGGCGGCGGCCTAGCGGCCTTCATCGCCGACTCCGTCTTCTCCTCCGATGGTCTCTACGTCGATCCGACGGACGTATTGGCGCCGGTGGCGGAAGTGGTGCGCAAGGCGGGCGGCCTGTTCATCGCCGACGAGGTGCAGTCCGGATTCGGGCGGACCGGCACCCATCTTTGGGGTCACTCCCGCCACAAGGTCGATCCGGACATCGTCACCATGGGCAAGCCCATGGGCAACGGCTATCCCGTTGCCGGCGTAGTCCTGCGGCCCGAACTCGTTGCCGAATTCGGATCCAGCATGCGCTACTTCAACACCTTTGGCGGCAACTCCGTCGCTATCGCCGCTGCAAGGGCCGTGCTCGACACGATCCTCGAAGAGGGCCTGATGGACAACGCCGCCAAGGTCGGCGGCGAAATCCTCGACGGCCTCCGGGACCTACAGAAGAAATATGAATTCGTCGGCGATGTTCGCGGGGCCGGCCTCTATTTCGCCGTCGAACTCGTCAAGGATAGAGACCGGAAAACGC
Protein-coding sequences here:
- a CDS encoding haloacid dehalogenase type II; this translates as MTQFRPKYVTFDCYGTLTNFDMAGAARRVYGERLSPEAMAGFVEAFRGYRLDEVLGPWKPFLEVVHNSVERSCKRIGIPFRPEDAQRIYDEVPTWGPHPDVPAGLSRVAEEIPLVILSNSMNSLIMSNVEKLGAPIHMVITAEEVGAYKPLMKGFEYMLDKLGCGPEDITHVSSSFRYDLMTAYDLGIKSKVWVNRGHEPANPYYEYTEIKDIGGLAAAVGLEPALKRA
- a CDS encoding phosphotransferase is translated as MGAAEAEEIAERLYGARGSATRFATEKDDTFLLNCATGGKFVLKIAHPSERMEELDFQVALMRHLEQRAPDLPVPRALRDVDGGDLPIITTSAGERRVVRLITFLQGTPLDRTSATAPQRERIGEILAKLRHAMADFSHPADGRALAWDVTHLLDLTDLLSFIPGGGKRAWTVRALERFAEVKPRLDLCRRQVLHNDFNTSNLVVDHASPQFLTGVIDFGDAVRTAVAVDVSTALMNQMPKTLDHGNRRDLFDEPRDVLRGYLRHAELTDEELRLIPFLSMGRLAVRALLTCWRAEIFPENSRYILRNTEAGWAHLEWFHSISTAQISDLLTR
- a CDS encoding aspartate aminotransferase family protein — translated: MSKQATTLPKGFRGDMPNGFNPQDTSHLTSEDLAHIAKRQRLLGPAYRLFYKSPVEISRAKGVFLYDKHGNEYLDAYNNVVSLGHSHPRVVEAIQKQLEVLCTHTRYMQEPLLDYAEALINTFGGELGRTGCAMFTCTGSEANDLALRIARYHTRKTGVIVTAEAYHGNSGAVAAISPSLGKKSDLDPYLRTVAAPDSYRLPPEEIGRRMAEDVARQIADMERHGGGLAAFIADSVFSSDGLYVDPTDVLAPVAEVVRKAGGLFIADEVQSGFGRTGTHLWGHSRHKVDPDIVTMGKPMGNGYPVAGVVLRPELVAEFGSSMRYFNTFGGNSVAIAAARAVLDTILEEGLMDNAAKVGGEILDGLRDLQKKYEFVGDVRGAGLYFAVELVKDRDRKTPDMDRALAAVNALRDRRILISATGADAHILKIRPPLIFTSANAARLLEGVDEALRSVQI